A genomic region of Fundidesulfovibrio terrae contains the following coding sequences:
- a CDS encoding MarC family protein: MLEFWACFVPLFVAVDAVGVLPLFLGFTRGMGRREMAPLIFKSVLSATLVAGAFVLFGTELLVMLGITVDDFMVAGGAVLFVIALSDLVSLGGVREPVSPGDLGVVPLGIPLIAGPAVLTTAMLQRELHGVAMTLAALAANTALAGAVFSAAGPLNRVLGVTGAKIVSKIANLLLAAIAVMLIRRGVAGFLGMG; the protein is encoded by the coding sequence ATGCTCGAGTTCTGGGCCTGTTTCGTCCCCCTGTTCGTGGCCGTGGACGCCGTGGGCGTGCTGCCCCTGTTTCTGGGGTTCACCCGGGGCATGGGGCGCAGGGAGATGGCGCCGCTCATCTTCAAGTCGGTACTGTCGGCCACGTTGGTGGCCGGGGCGTTCGTGCTGTTCGGGACCGAGCTGCTGGTGATGCTCGGCATCACCGTGGACGACTTCATGGTGGCGGGCGGGGCGGTGCTCTTCGTGATCGCGCTGTCGGACCTGGTGAGCCTGGGCGGCGTGCGCGAGCCGGTGAGCCCGGGTGACCTCGGCGTGGTGCCGCTCGGGATACCGCTCATAGCGGGACCGGCGGTGCTGACCACGGCCATGCTGCAACGGGAACTGCACGGGGTGGCCATGACCCTGGCGGCGCTTGCGGCCAACACGGCCTTGGCCGGGGCGGTGTTCTCGGCGGCCGGGCCGCTCAACCGCGTGCTCGGGGTGACCGGGGCCAAAATCGTGTCCAAGATCGCCAACCTGCTGCTGGCGGCCATCGCGGTAATGCTGATCCGCCGGGGCGTGGCGGGATTCCTGGGGATGGGCTAG
- a CDS encoding tetratricopeptide repeat protein: MKITGKTIKEDLARAKTAYLKNEDLRMLATLAAALKSFVSVTLPSTERMEVESQLREAFSNMSKSPRVLKYIPKGIPYAKGQEAKLFQYVAAVYKKVKEDLDRESLEQMRERKLKIDQLLIKGQKLLEEGNLLEAQRNFREAVSLRVDEDGLFPMLALKLMDKGHHKASLEYLRGAIETSPGNARAYDLLVTAAAKLGETDSAFKVLSEAKKKTGETPLWLAATAQLTARSGKWDEAVTVARKALEAQPDIVLAQKVLSQAKKRQAAG, encoded by the coding sequence CCATCAAGGAAGACCTGGCCAGGGCCAAGACCGCCTACCTCAAGAACGAGGACCTGCGGATGCTGGCCACGTTGGCCGCGGCCCTCAAGAGCTTCGTGTCGGTGACGCTGCCGAGCACGGAGCGCATGGAGGTGGAGAGTCAGCTGCGCGAGGCGTTCTCCAACATGAGCAAGAGCCCGCGCGTGCTCAAGTACATCCCCAAGGGCATCCCCTACGCCAAGGGGCAGGAAGCCAAGCTCTTCCAGTACGTGGCCGCCGTGTACAAGAAGGTCAAGGAGGACCTGGACCGAGAATCACTGGAGCAGATGCGCGAGCGCAAGCTCAAGATCGACCAGCTCCTCATCAAGGGACAGAAGCTTCTCGAGGAAGGCAACCTGCTGGAGGCCCAGCGCAATTTCCGCGAGGCCGTTTCCCTGCGGGTGGACGAGGACGGCCTGTTCCCCATGCTGGCCCTGAAGCTCATGGACAAGGGCCACCACAAGGCGTCGCTGGAGTACCTGCGCGGGGCCATCGAGACCAGCCCCGGCAACGCCAGGGCCTACGACCTGCTGGTCACCGCCGCCGCCAAGCTGGGCGAAACGGACTCGGCCTTCAAGGTGCTCTCCGAGGCCAAGAAGAAGACCGGCGAGACGCCGCTCTGGCTTGCGGCCACGGCCCAGCTCACGGCCAGGTCCGGCAAATGGGACGAGGCAGTGACCGTGGCCCGCAAGGCCCTGGAAGCCCAGCCGGATATCGTCCTGGCCCAGAAGGTGCTCTCCCAGGCGAAAAAACGTCAGGCGGCGGGCTGA
- a CDS encoding ABC transporter ATP-binding protein encodes MAEPMIAASGLTRVYATQAGDVAGVREASFRIEEGHLVLLKGASGSGKSTLLSLLAGLDTPTSGILRVAGRDLTTAGQAELTEYRRRVVGIVFQSFNLMPTMTVLENVCLPALLAGEALPRVRERAKNHLEWLGLSRRAAHLPEELSGGEMQRTAIARALINDPPVILADEPTGNLDSASGRTVTEYLAQLASRFGRTVVIATHGALADHLADRVLTITDGVVSEGACGAS; translated from the coding sequence ATGGCTGAACCCATGATCGCCGCCTCGGGGCTGACGCGCGTCTACGCCACCCAGGCGGGAGACGTTGCCGGGGTGCGCGAGGCCAGCTTCCGCATCGAGGAGGGCCACTTGGTGCTCCTCAAGGGAGCCAGCGGTTCGGGCAAGTCCACCCTGCTGTCGCTCCTGGCTGGGCTGGATACGCCCACCTCTGGCATACTACGCGTGGCCGGGCGCGACCTGACCACGGCCGGACAGGCCGAGCTCACGGAGTACCGCCGCCGCGTGGTGGGCATCGTCTTTCAGAGCTTCAACCTCATGCCCACCATGACCGTGCTGGAGAACGTCTGCCTCCCGGCGCTGCTGGCCGGGGAGGCGCTGCCCCGCGTCCGGGAGAGGGCCAAGAACCACCTGGAATGGCTGGGTCTGTCGCGCCGGGCCGCCCATCTGCCCGAGGAGCTCTCCGGGGGCGAGATGCAACGCACCGCGATCGCCCGGGCCCTCATCAACGACCCGCCCGTGATCCTGGCCGACGAGCCCACCGGCAATCTGGACAGCGCCAGCGGGCGCACCGTGACCGAGTACCTGGCCCAGCTGGCCTCCCGCTTCGGGCGCACCGTGGTCATCGCCACCCACGGCGCCCTGGCCGACCACCTGGCCGACCGGGTGCTCACCATCACCGACGGCGTCGTCTCGGAGGGGGCGTGCGGGGCCTCTTGA